A section of the Polyangium spumosum genome encodes:
- a CDS encoding zinc ribbon domain-containing protein: protein MSIRDQIAPLEELATIDDDLRRLEEQIGKQRGSLEGMRAEAKVLEERLRADREMLSQMEKTRSELQIELRQMTQQIERSREKLQRSRNERESNAAQREIEELRKLHRDREEEIERLSTATEAAKKSIDATDAKHRNIVQQIEGTVEGTTRQLEDAEAQRAVRVKERELAVKKLPTTLYRRYESVRTRRPHPIAATHDGTCLGCHMTIPPMMFQKMLRQAEFEQCPHCRRILYYTPAPVRSPEGDAAEGTTSSRA, encoded by the coding sequence GTGAGTATCCGCGACCAGATCGCACCCCTCGAAGAGCTCGCGACCATCGACGACGATTTGCGGAGGCTGGAGGAGCAGATCGGCAAGCAGCGGGGAAGTTTGGAGGGGATGCGGGCGGAGGCGAAGGTTCTCGAGGAACGCCTCCGGGCGGACCGAGAGATGCTCTCGCAGATGGAGAAGACGCGGAGCGAGCTCCAGATCGAGCTGCGCCAGATGACGCAGCAGATCGAGCGCTCGCGCGAGAAACTCCAGCGCTCGAGGAACGAACGCGAGAGCAACGCGGCGCAACGCGAGATCGAGGAGCTGCGCAAGCTGCACCGAGACCGCGAGGAAGAGATCGAGCGCCTCTCCACGGCGACGGAAGCGGCGAAGAAGTCGATCGACGCGACCGACGCGAAGCACCGCAACATCGTGCAGCAGATCGAGGGCACGGTGGAGGGCACGACGCGGCAGCTCGAGGACGCCGAGGCCCAGCGCGCGGTGCGGGTGAAGGAGCGCGAGCTCGCCGTGAAGAAGCTCCCGACCACGCTCTACCGGCGTTACGAGTCGGTGCGGACGCGTCGACCGCACCCGATCGCGGCCACGCACGACGGCACCTGCCTCGGCTGCCACATGACCATCCCGCCGATGATGTTCCAGAAGATGCTGCGGCAGGCCGAGTTCGAGCAGTGCCCGCACTGCAGGCGCATCCTCTACTACACGCCCGCGCCGGTGAGGTCCCCGGAGGGCGACGCCGCCGAGGGCACCACGTCGTCACGGGCCTGA
- a CDS encoding serine protein kinase PrkA, with protein sequence MKESDARASRRSELALAELSNLVTSMQRRFQQGRRLLSFQEYLELFASDPARHGRDAARYVRDMFDHFGTYAVKRPWGECTRYRLFDLPWEPEPPRAERGERRAPYHGRDAALIGHEELQGEIYRALSNFVQEGRANRLILMHGPNGSAKSTIAGCVLRALEHYSTLDEGAIYRFHWVFPSRKTTRGAIGFGGEGAAAPIVGSFAHLEDTQIDARLVSELRDHPLFLIPVPERRELLKKLYDEAGLADAPPDWLMSGKLSHKNQQIVEALLVSYEGSLADVLRHVQVERWFISRRYRTGAVTIGPELSVDAGERQITADRSLAALPTALQARTLFEAHGDLVEASGGVLEFSDLLKRPLDAFRYLQLTLETGEVSLPQQTIQTNVVMIGSANDIHLNAFREHPEFPSFRGRFELLRAPYLRSYLDEQRIYDAQIAPFVTRHVAPHATRVAAQFAVLTRMRQPEAKRYPEALAPIVSSLTAAEKMEAYATGTPPERLDGDSQKMLRANIRALYQETDATVDFEGRSGVSPREIRSLLLDAAQSRDHGCLSPFAVLQELDELCKRTSEYDWLKERPLAGGYHDHKLFRDVARARLYDTLEEEMRSASGLVDETRYGELFDRYVQHVGAWVKGEKIRNPHTGDFEGADERMMREIEGLLGVRGKHDDHRRGLIAMIAAWAIDHPGEKVVNAVVFPQQIRKLREAVFTERRKAVALLCRDLVAILRDRANHKAQGLRDEPLVGSLRDEQRKNALAALDRLIAMGYCESCALDAGSALLRARFSELVT encoded by the coding sequence GTGAAAGAGTCCGACGCCCGGGCAAGCCGAAGGTCCGAGCTCGCGCTGGCCGAGCTCTCCAACCTGGTCACCTCGATGCAGCGCCGCTTTCAGCAAGGGCGGCGCCTGCTCTCCTTCCAGGAGTACCTGGAGCTCTTCGCGTCTGATCCCGCGCGCCACGGGCGTGATGCCGCCCGCTACGTGCGCGACATGTTCGACCACTTCGGGACGTACGCGGTCAAGCGCCCCTGGGGCGAGTGCACGCGCTACCGCCTCTTCGATCTGCCCTGGGAGCCCGAGCCGCCCCGCGCAGAACGCGGCGAGCGGCGAGCCCCGTACCACGGGCGCGACGCGGCGCTGATCGGACACGAGGAGCTGCAGGGCGAGATCTACCGGGCGCTTTCGAACTTCGTGCAGGAGGGGCGGGCGAATCGGCTCATCCTGATGCACGGCCCGAACGGATCGGCCAAGAGCACGATCGCCGGCTGCGTCCTGCGCGCGCTCGAGCATTACTCGACGCTCGACGAGGGCGCGATCTACCGCTTCCACTGGGTGTTCCCGAGCCGCAAGACGACACGCGGGGCGATCGGCTTCGGCGGCGAAGGGGCCGCGGCGCCGATCGTCGGCAGCTTCGCGCACCTCGAGGACACGCAGATCGACGCGCGCCTCGTGAGCGAGCTGCGGGATCATCCGCTCTTCTTGATCCCCGTGCCCGAGCGGCGCGAGCTCCTGAAGAAGCTCTACGACGAGGCCGGGCTCGCCGATGCGCCGCCCGACTGGCTCATGAGCGGGAAACTCTCGCACAAGAACCAGCAGATCGTCGAGGCGCTGCTCGTCTCGTACGAGGGCTCGCTCGCCGACGTGCTGCGGCACGTCCAGGTCGAGCGCTGGTTCATCTCGCGGCGCTACCGCACGGGCGCCGTCACCATCGGGCCCGAGCTCAGCGTCGACGCGGGCGAGCGGCAGATCACGGCCGATCGTTCGCTCGCCGCGTTGCCCACGGCGCTCCAGGCGCGGACTCTGTTCGAGGCGCACGGCGATCTCGTCGAGGCCTCGGGCGGCGTGCTCGAGTTCAGCGATCTCCTGAAGAGGCCACTCGACGCGTTCCGGTACCTGCAGCTCACGCTCGAGACGGGCGAGGTGAGCCTGCCGCAGCAGACGATCCAGACGAACGTCGTCATGATCGGCAGCGCGAACGACATCCACCTGAACGCCTTCCGCGAGCACCCCGAGTTCCCGAGCTTCCGCGGTCGCTTCGAGCTGCTCCGCGCGCCTTACCTCCGGAGCTACCTCGACGAGCAGCGCATCTACGACGCGCAGATCGCGCCGTTCGTCACCCGGCACGTAGCGCCCCACGCGACGCGTGTCGCGGCGCAGTTCGCCGTGCTCACGCGCATGCGGCAGCCGGAGGCGAAGCGTTATCCCGAGGCGCTCGCGCCGATCGTCTCGTCGCTGACGGCGGCGGAGAAGATGGAAGCGTACGCGACGGGCACGCCGCCGGAGCGGCTCGACGGCGACTCGCAGAAGATGCTGCGCGCGAACATCCGCGCGCTCTACCAGGAGACGGACGCCACCGTCGACTTCGAGGGGCGCTCGGGGGTCTCGCCGCGCGAGATCCGCTCGCTCCTGCTCGACGCGGCGCAGAGCCGCGATCACGGCTGCCTCTCGCCGTTCGCCGTCCTCCAGGAGCTCGACGAGCTCTGCAAGCGGACCTCGGAGTACGACTGGCTCAAGGAGCGCCCGCTCGCGGGCGGCTACCACGACCACAAGCTCTTCCGCGACGTCGCGCGCGCGCGGCTCTACGACACGCTCGAGGAGGAGATGCGTTCGGCGAGCGGGCTCGTCGACGAGACGCGTTACGGCGAGCTCTTCGACAGGTACGTGCAACACGTCGGCGCCTGGGTGAAGGGCGAGAAGATCCGGAACCCGCACACCGGCGACTTCGAGGGCGCGGACGAGCGCATGATGCGCGAGATCGAGGGCCTGCTCGGCGTGCGCGGCAAGCACGACGATCATCGCCGCGGGCTCATCGCGATGATCGCGGCGTGGGCGATCGATCACCCCGGGGAGAAGGTCGTCAACGCCGTCGTCTTCCCGCAGCAGATCCGCAAGCTGCGCGAGGCCGTGTTCACGGAGCGTCGCAAGGCCGTGGCGCTGCTCTGCCGCGATCTGGTGGCCATCCTGCGGGATCGGGCGAACCACAAGGCCCAGGGCCTGCGCGACGAGCCCCTCGTCGGCAGCCTGCGTGACGAGCAACGCAAGAACGCGCTCGCCGCGCTCGATCGGCTCATCGCAATGGGGTATTGCGAGAGCTGCGCCCTCGACGCGGGCAGCGCGCTCCTCCGCGCGCGGTTCTCGGAGCTCGTCACCTGA
- a CDS encoding SUMF1/EgtB/PvdO family nonheme iron enzyme encodes MKAREAVVFPVVAALSLGLAALLLAPRAAERREAPASASASASIEAPPPPPLPPAPAPKEKPPPPSYVQVSPESPVACGPGMVLVDGVYCPFVGHRCLKYREDVKDVCERFGPEVLCEGRLERRRYCIDVYEYPNMEGVKPAVMADWNEAKRACEVEGKRLCTVEEWEFACEGPGMWPYPYGAERDAEACNIDRSVEPPDFDAFSDPLRVSDEVARLDRRAPSGEMHRCVSPFGVHDMTGNVDEWVDNTQGKRVEPPYRSSLKGGYWGPIRGRCRPITSTHNEWFSFYQVGFRCCSDPKDGGRAGPAPVGKRPRLGRMLLPPRNPGRPKPAPESP; translated from the coding sequence GTGAAGGCACGCGAGGCCGTCGTGTTTCCGGTCGTGGCCGCGCTGTCGCTCGGGCTCGCGGCGCTCCTCCTCGCGCCACGCGCGGCCGAGCGTCGCGAGGCGCCTGCGTCCGCGTCCGCGTCCGCCTCGATCGAAGCGCCGCCACCACCGCCCCTGCCGCCTGCGCCCGCGCCGAAGGAGAAACCTCCGCCGCCTTCGTACGTGCAGGTCAGCCCCGAGAGCCCTGTCGCGTGTGGACCGGGCATGGTCCTCGTCGACGGCGTCTACTGCCCGTTCGTCGGGCATCGTTGCTTGAAGTATCGCGAAGACGTGAAGGACGTCTGCGAGCGCTTCGGCCCCGAGGTGCTCTGCGAGGGCAGGCTCGAGCGGCGGCGCTACTGCATCGACGTCTACGAGTACCCCAACATGGAAGGCGTCAAGCCCGCGGTCATGGCCGACTGGAACGAGGCCAAGCGCGCCTGCGAGGTCGAGGGCAAGCGGCTCTGCACGGTCGAGGAGTGGGAGTTCGCCTGCGAAGGCCCGGGCATGTGGCCCTACCCGTACGGCGCCGAGCGTGACGCCGAGGCCTGCAACATCGATCGCTCCGTCGAGCCGCCGGACTTCGACGCCTTCTCGGATCCGCTCCGCGTCTCGGACGAGGTCGCGCGGCTCGATCGACGCGCGCCTTCGGGCGAGATGCACCGCTGCGTGAGCCCCTTCGGCGTGCACGACATGACGGGCAACGTCGACGAGTGGGTCGACAACACCCAGGGCAAGCGCGTCGAACCGCCGTACCGCTCGAGCTTGAAGGGCGGCTACTGGGGGCCGATCCGCGGGCGGTGCCGGCCGATCACCTCGACGCACAACGAGTGGTTCAGCTTCTACCAGGTCGGCTTCCGCTGCTGCAGCGACCCGAAGGACGGGGGGCGGGCGGGCCCGGCGCCCGTGGGCAAGCGGCCGAGGCTCGGCCGGATGCTCCTCCCGCCGCGGAACCCGGGTCGCCCGAAACCTGCGCCGGAAAGTCCTTGA
- a CDS encoding serine/threonine-protein kinase produces the protein MKACPTCHRLYEDDADVCPLEGQTLAGTDEASPEPDPSDPRVGGAVCGGRYQIFRVIAEGGMGRVYQALDREERRSVALKILHEEVAQDPVSIERFKREFEVSAVLPHEHVVRVHAFEHDAEGNYVTVMEYLEGEELRVLMRREGVLPPERVVRFVAQVALGLEGAHERKIVHRDLKPDNIFLCGGDEVKLLDFGSVRDNSVGAKKLTAVGTTIGSPFYMSPEQAQGLATLDHRADVWSLAAITYECLTGKVPYEGKSGPQILLSIMTRPHRPPSEVGRAHGVPRTLDVVMEEAFEKEPDKRIPTVGALADRLGHAYGLKGSHAQWARMTQAELAERIRAGLPGVLARLEEEQGSAADLSAMDAAFAGAPAPAPSAGGVFPKDDAALASTTRPRWLFPAIVFFVVALGAVAAFAAR, from the coding sequence GTGAAAGCCTGCCCGACCTGCCATCGCCTCTACGAAGACGACGCGGACGTCTGTCCGCTCGAAGGGCAGACGCTCGCGGGGACCGACGAGGCCTCGCCGGAGCCGGATCCCAGCGATCCGCGCGTCGGCGGGGCGGTGTGCGGCGGTCGTTACCAGATCTTCCGCGTCATCGCCGAGGGCGGCATGGGCCGCGTGTATCAGGCGCTCGATCGCGAGGAGAGGCGCTCGGTCGCGCTGAAGATCCTGCACGAGGAGGTCGCGCAGGATCCGGTCTCGATCGAGCGCTTCAAGCGTGAGTTCGAGGTGAGCGCGGTCCTGCCGCACGAGCACGTCGTGCGCGTGCACGCGTTCGAGCACGACGCCGAGGGCAACTACGTGACCGTGATGGAGTACCTCGAAGGCGAGGAGCTCCGCGTGCTCATGCGACGCGAAGGCGTGCTGCCGCCCGAGCGCGTCGTGCGCTTCGTCGCGCAGGTCGCGCTCGGCCTCGAAGGCGCGCACGAGCGCAAGATCGTCCACCGCGATCTCAAGCCCGACAACATCTTCCTTTGCGGCGGCGACGAGGTGAAGCTGCTCGACTTCGGCAGCGTCCGCGACAACTCCGTGGGCGCCAAGAAGCTCACCGCGGTCGGCACGACGATCGGCTCGCCCTTCTACATGTCGCCCGAGCAAGCGCAGGGGCTCGCCACGCTCGATCATCGCGCCGACGTCTGGTCGCTCGCGGCGATCACCTACGAGTGCCTCACGGGCAAGGTCCCGTACGAGGGCAAGTCCGGCCCGCAGATCCTGCTCAGCATCATGACGCGACCGCACCGGCCGCCGAGCGAAGTGGGCCGCGCGCACGGCGTGCCGCGCACGCTCGACGTGGTGATGGAGGAGGCGTTCGAGAAGGAGCCGGACAAACGCATCCCCACGGTCGGCGCGCTCGCGGATCGGCTCGGCCACGCGTACGGGCTCAAGGGCAGCCACGCGCAGTGGGCTCGGATGACACAAGCCGAGCTCGCCGAGCGGATCCGCGCGGGGTTGCCGGGAGTGCTCGCGCGGCTCGAAGAGGAGCAAGGCTCGGCCGCTGATCTGAGCGCGATGGACGCCGCCTTCGCCGGCGCGCCCGCGCCCGCACCCTCCGCGGGAGGCGTGTTCCCGAAGGACGACGCTGCCCTGGCCTCGACCACACGACCACGCTGGCTTTTTCCCGCCATCGTGTTCTTCGTCGTGGCGCTCGGGGCCGTCGCGGCGTTTGCGGCGCGCTGA
- a CDS encoding SUMF1/EgtB/PvdO family nonheme iron enzyme: protein MGTTTRSVMISVGVGLLAGGLALFARLVPASFRAAPRAGSAPAPKATEAPSSRAPDAREALEPATSPLSSLDDRFSEDPAARAACPPDMTLVDGEFCPELAYRCGRRSSELGHGCAAYVRGEPCQGELDRRRYCIDRHEWPNRVGEMPRVYVNWFEAKELCQSVGKRLCRRSEWTLACEGPKRLPYPWGFVRQPSPCNVDRASIPADANALVDERTREAEIARLWQADPIGSHPACISAFGAYDMSGNVDEWTDNLADDPETNQPSTLNGGYWGPVRNTCRLSTKTHGPKFAFYQAGFRCCADTVDGVPVPKPSPWIDRVKHEDG from the coding sequence GTGGGTACGACGACGAGGAGCGTGATGATCTCGGTGGGCGTTGGCCTCCTGGCCGGCGGGCTCGCTTTGTTCGCGCGCCTCGTGCCCGCCTCCTTCCGTGCGGCGCCTCGCGCCGGATCCGCGCCCGCGCCGAAGGCCACCGAAGCCCCGAGCTCGCGAGCGCCCGACGCGCGTGAAGCTCTGGAGCCAGCGACGTCGCCGCTCTCCTCGCTGGACGATCGTTTCTCCGAGGACCCCGCGGCCCGCGCCGCTTGTCCGCCCGACATGACGCTCGTCGACGGCGAGTTCTGCCCCGAGCTCGCCTACCGCTGCGGCCGCCGTTCGAGCGAGCTCGGGCATGGCTGCGCCGCGTACGTCCGCGGCGAGCCGTGCCAGGGCGAGCTCGATCGACGCCGGTACTGCATCGATCGCCACGAGTGGCCGAACCGCGTCGGCGAGATGCCACGCGTCTACGTCAACTGGTTCGAGGCCAAAGAGCTTTGCCAGTCGGTCGGCAAGCGCCTCTGCCGTCGCTCCGAGTGGACGCTCGCCTGCGAGGGGCCGAAGCGGCTGCCGTACCCGTGGGGCTTCGTGCGCCAGCCGAGCCCGTGCAACGTCGATCGCGCCAGCATCCCCGCCGACGCGAACGCGCTCGTCGACGAGCGCACGCGCGAGGCGGAGATCGCGCGGCTCTGGCAGGCCGATCCGATCGGCTCGCACCCCGCGTGCATCAGCGCGTTCGGCGCGTACGACATGTCCGGCAACGTCGACGAGTGGACCGACAACCTCGCCGACGATCCCGAGACGAACCAGCCTTCGACGTTGAACGGCGGCTACTGGGGCCCGGTGCGCAACACCTGTCGCCTCTCGACGAAGACCCACGGGCCGAAGTTCGCGTTTTACCAGGCCGGCTTTCGTTGCTGCGCGGACACGGTGGACGGCGTCCCGGTCCCGAAGCCGTCGCCCTGGATCGATCGCGTGAAGCACGAGGACGGGTGA